The Candidatus Zixiibacteriota bacterium genome window below encodes:
- the bshC gene encoding bacillithiol biosynthesis cysteine-adding enzyme BshC has product MRYSDLRSTSELFKDFIYDPGALSRWLGPSFHDADSFRKTAARLLATEYDRDELARILRFQNEEFGASEPTLKNIEHIADGNALCAIAGHQVVMLGGPAMILHKALTVIKLSEKLSNLLAHPVVPVFWLATDDHDFAEVDHVLLPRDDGSIEKISYSPAIPISDRAMADVILDENSTQFIDMVSEQLAETEYKKELIEDLRRFYAPGKSIYESFARFLLNHLGRCGLVLVNPSNPGLRKLSASIVAREVSEFKSARDTIRLANQSLTDAGYHLQVERDEQYLNLFHVDGMRTRVGFHDGRFFIEGVEDSVTEPALLDLISNHPERFSPNVLLRPIVQSHLLPVLAFVGGPAEVAYSTQIGSLYDQFDVVPPVVCPRMSATIVESRWAKFIDKNGVDMKQLQTISEREELLTALLKAKFPEGITASTDEGHQRVLDVLGEIRSKLGEEKSLLQALEQTRKKIDFELNSFKNRVFKAHRKANDDFSQQFRKMAAHLFPEQSLQERLCSLVYFTNKYGPGIVETIFNSLSIDDHDHQIIYL; this is encoded by the coding sequence ATGCGGTATAGCGATCTCCGCTCCACAAGCGAGCTATTCAAGGACTTCATCTATGATCCCGGTGCGCTATCGCGATGGCTCGGCCCATCATTTCACGATGCGGACAGCTTCAGGAAAACAGCTGCTCGTCTCCTCGCCACAGAATATGACAGGGATGAGCTTGCCCGAATTCTAAGGTTTCAGAACGAGGAATTCGGAGCCTCTGAGCCCACGCTCAAGAACATCGAGCACATTGCAGATGGGAACGCTTTGTGCGCGATCGCCGGGCATCAAGTTGTGATGCTTGGCGGCCCCGCAATGATTCTCCACAAAGCACTCACTGTGATCAAGCTCTCCGAGAAGCTCAGCAATCTGTTAGCACATCCGGTCGTGCCGGTTTTCTGGCTGGCGACTGACGACCACGATTTCGCTGAAGTCGATCATGTCTTGCTACCGAGAGATGATGGCAGTATCGAGAAGATTTCTTACAGCCCGGCGATTCCGATAAGCGATAGAGCTATGGCGGATGTCATTCTCGATGAAAATTCCACACAGTTCATTGATATGGTTTCTGAGCAGCTCGCCGAGACCGAGTATAAGAAAGAGCTTATCGAAGATTTGCGACGATTCTATGCTCCGGGCAAGAGCATCTACGAATCATTTGCACGCTTTCTTCTCAATCATCTCGGCAGGTGCGGCCTTGTGCTTGTCAATCCTTCCAACCCGGGGCTCAGGAAGCTTTCAGCGAGCATTGTCGCCAGAGAAGTCTCGGAGTTTAAATCAGCTCGTGATACAATCAGACTTGCCAATCAGTCACTAACCGACGCCGGATATCATCTGCAGGTCGAGCGCGATGAGCAATACCTGAATCTGTTTCATGTCGATGGAATGCGCACCAGGGTGGGATTCCATGACGGACGTTTCTTCATAGAGGGCGTGGAAGATTCTGTGACAGAACCGGCGCTGCTTGATTTGATTTCGAATCATCCGGAGAGGTTTTCACCAAATGTGCTTCTCCGTCCCATTGTGCAATCTCACCTGTTGCCTGTACTGGCGTTTGTCGGAGGTCCTGCAGAGGTCGCCTACTCCACGCAGATAGGATCACTGTACGACCAATTCGATGTTGTCCCGCCGGTTGTTTGTCCTCGGATGTCTGCTACGATCGTTGAGTCCCGGTGGGCGAAGTTCATTGACAAGAACGGTGTTGACATGAAACAGCTGCAGACAATATCTGAACGTGAAGAACTGTTGACTGCGCTGCTTAAGGCTAAGTTCCCAGAGGGTATCACAGCGTCTACGGATGAAGGCCACCAACGCGTCTTGGATGTTCTGGGTGAAATTCGCAGCAAACTTGGTGAGGAGAAGAGCCTTTTGCAGGCACTCGAACAGACCAGGAAGAAAATCGACTTTGAATTGAACTCGTTTAAGAACCGAGTGTTTAAGGCACACAGGAAAGCGAACGATGATTTTTCTCAGCAATTCAGAAAGATGGCAGCTCACCTCTTCCCGGAGCAGTCATTGCAGGAGCGACTTTGCAGTCTTGTGTATTTCACAAACAAGTATGGGCCGGGAATAGTAGAAACTATATTCAACTCTCTCAGTATAGATGACCATGATCATCAGATCATATACCTATAG